One segment of Marvinbryantia formatexigens DSM 14469 DNA contains the following:
- a CDS encoding stage IV sporulation protein A, with protein MKLGRLELYIPKWVEMLPPEHPVKEGLVNITKELMQEEPDSETLGTDGLAKIRALEFVEKAGLESGGGEDGSARIRVDVDDVWYYRMLSELAGVEIAGEYQLISMVKELSALKTEYEQAREALASVRNTGYGVITPRQNEIRMEEPVVIRQGNKFGVKLKAVSPSIHLIRAEIETEISPIVGSEQQAQDLIAYIRESAQNGDGIWDTNIFGKSIEQMTEDGIRGKLSQITEEGRQKLQQVMQRIVNENSGGFICIII; from the coding sequence TTGAAGCTTGGTCGATTGGAATTGTACATACCCAAATGGGTGGAAATGCTTCCGCCGGAGCATCCGGTGAAGGAAGGGCTTGTAAATATTACAAAGGAGCTGATGCAGGAGGAGCCCGACAGTGAGACGCTGGGAACAGATGGACTGGCGAAAATCCGGGCGCTGGAATTTGTGGAAAAAGCGGGGCTGGAGAGCGGCGGCGGGGAGGACGGAAGCGCGCGCATCCGCGTGGATGTGGACGACGTCTGGTATTACCGGATGCTGAGTGAGCTCGCTGGCGTGGAGATTGCAGGAGAGTACCAGCTTATTTCTATGGTAAAAGAGCTGTCTGCGCTGAAAACGGAGTATGAACAGGCACGGGAGGCGCTGGCGTCCGTGCGGAATACCGGATACGGGGTGATTACGCCGCGGCAGAACGAGATCCGCATGGAGGAGCCGGTCGTTATCCGCCAGGGAAACAAATTCGGCGTAAAGCTGAAGGCAGTCAGTCCGTCCATCCATCTGATACGGGCGGAGATAGAGACGGAGATTTCCCCGATCGTCGGAAGCGAGCAGCAGGCACAGGATCTGATCGCCTATATCAGGGAATCAGCGCAGAACGGGGACGGTATCTGGGATACCAATATTTTCGGAAAATCCATCGAGCAGATGACAGAGGACGGCATCCGCGGGAAGCTCTCGCAGATTACGGAGGAGGGCAGGCAGAAGCTGCAGCAGGTGATGCAGAGAATCGTCAATGAAAACAGCGGCGGGTTTATCTGCATCATTATCTGA
- a CDS encoding bifunctional adenosylcobinamide kinase/adenosylcobinamide-phosphate guanylyltransferase, translated as MKLIIGGSYQGKKEAAGRLFGLCASDFTDGRTCAYDEIFTCRAIADFHEFIRRFMQEPEQMDASGVNAEPRQPENPEVDAEPDAPAYSRLNRLPQELAEKNPQICIVSNEIGYGVVPVDAQERAWRELTGRICCRIAADSDTVVRVAAGIPVVIKGNV; from the coding sequence ATGAAACTGATAATTGGCGGAAGCTATCAGGGAAAAAAAGAAGCGGCAGGCAGGCTCTTCGGTCTTTGCGCGTCTGATTTTACAGACGGGAGGACCTGTGCATACGACGAGATATTTACCTGCCGGGCAATCGCGGATTTCCACGAATTTATCCGGCGGTTTATGCAGGAGCCGGAGCAGATGGACGCGTCCGGGGTGAATGCAGAGCCCAGGCAGCCGGAAAACCCGGAGGTGGATGCAGAGCCGGACGCGCCGGCATACAGCCGTCTGAACCGGCTGCCGCAGGAGCTGGCAGAGAAAAATCCGCAGATCTGCATTGTTTCCAATGAAATCGGGTACGGCGTGGTGCCCGTCGATGCGCAGGAGCGGGCATGGCGGGAACTGACAGGGCGCATCTGCTGCCGTATCGCGGCGGATTCTGATACGGTGGTGCGCGTGGCGGCAGGCATTCCTGTCGTCATAAAGGGAAACGTATAA
- a CDS encoding N-acetylmuramoyl-L-alanine amidase family protein yields MKKRGLYVIVMLFAFLLLAGVPLGAEAATYKWVKVGKNGDMQCYKNGKTLVKNRWVGDRHLNTNGYMDRNTWVKKRENGVVKRVFVRDDGRLVKNFKEGFQKIGSRYYYYTSAGVMLKSKWITVPLIGKYYVNKNGYRLTGLRKMPDGYHYFASNGVCQYGWKTINGKKYYFQKSKNGLALANGIYKLGSGKSYCFDSNGVLQTGWQKVDGKWYYFDKYMKTGWLTVKGKKYYLSESTGERVSGIYSIDGKLYCFKPSTGVMVTSKTVTWKGRKYIAGANGECTLVPDTTATPSSDMLFFLTFESGSLAYNQTGGDNGSACGAYQFDYRYALLPFVKYAYSQNAQLCAEFKTYAGLSSGTKLKSNKNFYKAWNTIYARNPALFAELQDQFAKVNYYDPVETTLAGAGINIATRSDVVKGAVYSYSIQHGQTSAVNAVKAIKVTDEMSDKTFLKKLYSYRIKQFPAYKMRYSAEYSLAVSKL; encoded by the coding sequence ATGAAAAAGAGAGGATTGTATGTTATTGTAATGCTGTTTGCTTTTTTGCTGCTGGCGGGGGTTCCGCTTGGCGCAGAGGCGGCTACCTATAAGTGGGTGAAGGTTGGCAAAAACGGGGACATGCAGTGTTATAAAAACGGAAAGACTCTGGTGAAAAACCGCTGGGTGGGGGACCGTCATCTGAACACAAACGGCTATATGGACCGCAACACCTGGGTGAAAAAGAGGGAAAACGGCGTAGTGAAGCGCGTTTTCGTGCGGGACGACGGACGCCTGGTGAAAAACTTTAAGGAGGGCTTCCAGAAAATCGGAAGCAGGTACTATTACTATACTTCCGCCGGTGTCATGCTGAAATCGAAGTGGATTACAGTTCCTTTGATTGGAAAGTATTATGTAAATAAAAACGGCTACCGGCTGACCGGGCTGCGGAAAATGCCGGACGGCTATCATTATTTTGCTTCGAACGGCGTATGCCAGTATGGCTGGAAGACCATTAACGGCAAAAAGTATTATTTCCAGAAAAGCAAGAACGGTCTTGCCCTTGCAAATGGCATCTACAAGCTGGGCAGCGGCAAATCCTACTGCTTTGACAGCAACGGTGTGCTGCAGACCGGCTGGCAGAAAGTGGACGGCAAATGGTATTATTTTGATAAGTACATGAAAACCGGCTGGCTGACAGTGAAGGGAAAGAAATATTATCTGTCCGAGAGCACCGGCGAGCGCGTGAGCGGCATCTATTCCATCGACGGAAAGCTTTACTGCTTTAAGCCGTCCACCGGCGTCATGGTGACAAGTAAGACTGTTACCTGGAAGGGACGGAAATACATAGCGGGTGCGAACGGGGAGTGTACGCTGGTACCGGATACCACCGCCACGCCGTCCAGCGACATGCTGTTTTTCCTTACGTTTGAATCGGGGTCCCTGGCGTACAACCAGACCGGCGGGGATAACGGCAGCGCCTGCGGCGCCTACCAGTTTGATTATCGCTACGCCCTGCTTCCGTTTGTAAAATATGCGTATTCGCAGAATGCGCAGCTCTGCGCGGAGTTTAAGACCTACGCCGGGCTGTCCAGCGGAACAAAGCTGAAAAGCAACAAAAACTTCTACAAGGCATGGAATACTATCTATGCCAGAAATCCGGCGCTGTTTGCGGAGCTGCAGGACCAGTTTGCGAAGGTGAATTATTATGACCCGGTAGAGACAACGCTGGCGGGAGCGGGCATCAACATTGCCACGCGCTCCGATGTGGTGAAGGGAGCGGTATACAGCTACTCCATCCAGCACGGACAGACTTCGGCGGTGAACGCCGTTAAGGCAATCAAAGTCACCGACGAAATGTCGGACAAGACGTTCCTCAAAAAGCTTTACAGCTACCGTATCAAGCAGTTCCCGGCATATAAGATGCGATATTCCGCGGAATATTCGCTGGCGGTATCAAAATTATAG
- a CDS encoding cell wall hydrolase, translating to MKKKRTVFFVLTVLLCVLSFSAVCSAGWKQSGEKTRYYDTKKKTYVKNSWKKIGGKWYYFDKKGYLKTGRFQVDGKYYYVKRSTGKVCSRQVGSYYYNKDGVMVKNRWVKIKKHYFYFGANGKLKTGKFTVSGKTYYCTKSSGRVTSKRVGDYYYNSRGEMVKNRWVKNYYYGSSGKAKYGVFTVSGKTYCCIRSSGKVVNRWYEKHFYDADGVLATCQWIGSGSNKCYVDETGTIIKGNKNPKDPPSEADIRLLAAITYLEAGNQSYRGKVAVASVVINRLESKKFPNTLKSVIYQSGQFTPAMNGSLTKLYYSKKSIQKECVKAAKEVLTEGSKLKGYYYFNIYYGKLKIGDHWFS from the coding sequence ATGAAAAAGAAACGGACAGTGTTTTTTGTGCTGACGGTTCTTCTTTGCGTATTGTCCTTTTCCGCGGTGTGCAGTGCGGGGTGGAAACAATCCGGGGAAAAGACACGCTATTACGATACAAAAAAGAAGACCTATGTAAAAAACAGCTGGAAGAAAATCGGCGGGAAATGGTACTACTTTGATAAAAAAGGGTACCTGAAGACCGGGCGTTTCCAGGTGGACGGCAAATATTACTATGTAAAGCGTTCCACCGGGAAGGTGTGCAGCAGGCAGGTCGGAAGCTATTATTATAATAAAGACGGCGTGATGGTAAAGAACCGCTGGGTAAAAATAAAAAAGCATTATTTTTACTTTGGGGCAAACGGAAAGCTGAAGACCGGAAAATTTACCGTCTCCGGAAAGACGTATTACTGCACAAAGAGCAGCGGGCGCGTCACCAGCAAACGTGTGGGAGACTATTATTATAATTCCAGAGGCGAAATGGTGAAAAACCGCTGGGTGAAAAATTATTATTATGGAAGCAGCGGAAAAGCGAAGTACGGCGTATTTACGGTCAGCGGAAAGACCTATTGCTGTATCAGATCATCCGGCAAAGTGGTAAACCGGTGGTATGAGAAGCATTTTTACGACGCGGACGGCGTGCTGGCGACCTGCCAGTGGATTGGCAGCGGCAGCAACAAATGCTACGTGGACGAAACCGGAACGATTATAAAAGGAAATAAAAATCCCAAGGACCCTCCGTCCGAGGCGGATATCCGCCTGCTTGCCGCCATCACCTATCTGGAAGCGGGGAACCAGTCCTACCGAGGAAAGGTCGCGGTGGCAAGCGTTGTGATCAACCGCCTGGAGAGCAAAAAATTTCCGAACACCTTAAAAAGTGTGATTTACCAGAGCGGGCAGTTTACGCCCGCCATGAACGGGTCGCTCACGAAGCTTTATTACAGCAAAAAAAGCATCCAGAAGGAATGCGTGAAGGCTGCAAAAGAGGTGCTCACGGAGGGCTCGAAGCTGAAGGGCTATTATTATTTTAATATTTATTATGGAAAGCTGAAAATAGGAGACCACTGGTTTAGCTGA
- the ruvA gene encoding Holliday junction branch migration protein RuvA, whose translation MIAFIKGTLVEAAENVAVIENNGIGFNVYITGRDAGQLVRGGMEVLLYTYMDVREDAIQLYGFLSKDDLEIFRMLLKVNGIGPKAAQGVLTAISANELRFAVLADDIKAISAAPGIGKKTAQKLILELKDKFSLQDTFEQKLAENTAAAAAAPNETQSEAVQALVALGYAGSDALKAVKAVHATEDMSTEDILRAALKHISF comes from the coding sequence ATGATTGCATTTATAAAGGGAACACTGGTGGAGGCGGCGGAAAATGTCGCCGTCATTGAAAATAATGGAATAGGCTTTAACGTATATATCACGGGAAGAGATGCCGGACAGCTTGTGCGCGGAGGCATGGAGGTGCTTCTGTATACGTACATGGATGTGCGGGAGGATGCCATCCAGCTTTACGGTTTTCTCTCGAAGGACGACCTGGAGATTTTCCGGATGCTGCTGAAGGTAAACGGAATCGGTCCGAAAGCGGCGCAGGGCGTTCTGACAGCCATTTCCGCAAACGAGCTGCGGTTTGCCGTGCTTGCGGACGATATCAAGGCAATTTCCGCGGCGCCGGGCATCGGAAAAAAGACCGCGCAGAAGCTGATTCTGGAGCTGAAGGACAAATTCAGTCTGCAGGATACCTTTGAGCAGAAGCTGGCGGAAAATACCGCGGCGGCTGCCGCCGCCCCGAACGAAACACAGAGCGAGGCGGTGCAGGCGCTGGTGGCGCTCGGATATGCCGGAAGCGACGCGCTGAAAGCAGTAAAGGCGGTGCACGCCACGGAGGATATGAGTACCGAGGATATCCTGAGAGCAGCGCTGAAGCATATCTCTTTCTAA
- the ruvB gene encoding Holliday junction branch migration DNA helicase RuvB — protein MKKRIIETEVMEEDARIEPSLRPKTLDEYIGQEKAKQNLKIYIEAAKQRGDSLDHVLFYGPPGLGKTTLAGIIANEMGVNMKVTSGPAIEKPGEMAAILNNLQEGDVLFVDEIHRLNRQVEEVLYPAMEDYAIDIMIGKGATARSIRLELPRFTLVGATTRAGLLTAPLRDRFGVIHHLEYYTVEELSTIICHSAKALGVEIDAGGAEELAKRSRGTPRLANRLLKRVRDFAQVKYDGNITKDIACFALDLLEVDRYGLDVTDRNLLLTLIEKFSGGPVGLDTLAATIGEDAGTIEDVYEPYLLKNGFINRTPRGRVATEKAYHHLNLQLQEKSGIL, from the coding sequence ATGAAAAAACGAATCATCGAGACCGAGGTGATGGAGGAGGATGCCAGGATAGAGCCAAGTCTCCGTCCGAAAACCCTCGACGAATACATCGGGCAGGAAAAAGCAAAGCAAAATCTGAAAATTTATATCGAGGCGGCAAAGCAGCGCGGCGATTCCCTGGACCACGTCCTGTTTTACGGACCGCCGGGACTTGGCAAAACGACGCTTGCGGGAATTATAGCCAATGAAATGGGTGTAAATATGAAAGTGACCTCCGGTCCTGCGATTGAAAAGCCGGGCGAGATGGCGGCGATTCTGAATAACCTCCAGGAGGGCGACGTCCTTTTTGTGGATGAGATCCACCGTCTCAACCGCCAGGTGGAGGAGGTGCTCTACCCGGCGATGGAGGATTATGCCATTGATATTATGATTGGAAAGGGAGCGACGGCGCGTTCCATCCGTCTGGAGCTTCCGCGTTTTACGCTGGTGGGGGCGACCACGCGCGCTGGTCTTTTGACGGCTCCGCTGCGCGACCGGTTCGGCGTTATCCATCATCTGGAATATTATACGGTAGAAGAGCTTTCCACCATTATCTGCCATTCCGCGAAGGCACTTGGCGTGGAAATCGACGCCGGGGGAGCAGAGGAGCTGGCAAAGCGCTCACGCGGCACGCCGCGGCTTGCCAACCGTCTGCTGAAGCGCGTGCGCGATTTCGCGCAGGTAAAATACGATGGAAATATCACAAAGGATATTGCATGCTTCGCGCTGGATCTGCTGGAGGTCGACCGCTACGGACTGGACGTGACGGACAGAAATCTGCTGCTTACGCTGATTGAAAAATTTTCCGGCGGGCCGGTCGGTCTGGATACGCTGGCGGCGACGATCGGGGAGGATGCCGGCACCATCGAGGATGTCTACGAGCCGTATCTGCTGAAAAACGGCTTTATCAACCGGACGCCGCGGGGGCGCGTGGCGACGGAGAAAGCTTATCATCATCTTAACTTGCAATTACAGGAAAAGTCGGGTATACTGTAA
- the cysK gene encoding cysteine synthase A: MGNVYQGTLGLIGGTPLVEAVNLEKKHQLAARVLVKLEYFNPAGSVKDRVAKSMIESAEAEGKLKPGAVIIEPTSGNTGIGLAAIAAVKGYRIILTMPETMSVERRNILKAYGAEIVLTEGSRGMKGAIEKAKELAAEIENSFIPGQFENPANPRIHRETTGPEIWNDTDGAVDIFVAGVGTGGTITGVGEYLKSKKPQVKIVAVEPAASPVLSEGKGGPHKIQGIGAGFVPDVLNTSIYDEIIKVENDDAFAAAKELGKTEGVLTGISSGAALYAALQLAKRPENKGKTIVALLPDSGDRYYSTPLFVEN; this comes from the coding sequence ATGGGAAACGTTTATCAGGGAACACTTGGACTTATCGGCGGCACACCGCTGGTGGAGGCGGTAAATCTGGAGAAGAAGCATCAGCTTGCGGCGCGCGTTCTGGTAAAGCTGGAATATTTTAATCCGGCAGGCAGTGTGAAAGACCGCGTGGCAAAGTCGATGATTGAGAGCGCGGAGGCGGAGGGAAAGCTGAAACCGGGCGCGGTTATCATAGAGCCGACATCGGGAAATACCGGAATCGGACTGGCGGCAATCGCGGCGGTAAAGGGCTACCGCATTATCCTCACCATGCCGGAGACGATGAGCGTGGAGCGCAGAAATATCCTGAAAGCTTACGGGGCGGAAATCGTGCTTACCGAAGGTTCCAGAGGCATGAAGGGCGCCATTGAGAAGGCGAAGGAGCTGGCGGCGGAAATAGAGAACAGCTTTATTCCGGGACAGTTTGAGAATCCGGCAAATCCGCGGATTCACCGGGAAACCACGGGTCCGGAAATCTGGAATGATACGGACGGCGCGGTGGACATTTTCGTGGCGGGCGTCGGCACCGGCGGCACCATCACCGGCGTCGGGGAATATTTAAAGAGCAAAAAGCCGCAGGTAAAGATAGTGGCTGTAGAACCGGCCGCCTCACCGGTACTTTCCGAGGGCAAGGGCGGACCGCACAAGATTCAGGGAATCGGCGCCGGGTTTGTGCCGGATGTGCTGAATACCTCCATTTATGACGAGATTATCAAGGTGGAAAACGACGATGCCTTTGCGGCGGCAAAGGAGCTTGGTAAGACCGAGGGTGTTCTGACCGGAATCTCCTCCGGAGCGGCACTTTATGCGGCGCTGCAGCTCGCAAAGCGCCCGGAAAACAAAGGAAAGACCATTGTAGCTCTGCTTCCGGACTCCGGCGACCGCTATTACTCAACACCGCTGTTTGTGGAAAACTGA
- the cobT gene encoding nicotinate-nucleotide--dimethylbenzimidazole phosphoribosyltransferase, translated as MREWLEEYRAERLDEGAMELCRKKWDSIAKPLHSLGMLEDYLVQIAGISGSANISLEKKGLIVMCADNGVVEEGVTQTGQEVTAIVTDNFLTGQATAAVLCKKAGADIFPVDIGVASDTCALNRKVAYGTKNIAREWAMTRKQALQALKTGCDMVGELAAKGYRILATGEMGIGNTTTSSALACAYLHQEPEKMTGRGAGLSSAGLEKKIQVIKKALELHLPKCRDAVDVLAAVGGLDIAGLAGVFLGGAKYRVPIVIDGFISAVAALTAVQICKECRDFMLASHISKEPATRLVLETLSLEAALHCNMCLGEGTGAVTLFPLLDMACEVYQKMSTFDDISVEAYQPLT; from the coding sequence ATGAGAGAATGGTTAGAAGAATACAGGGCAGAGCGGCTAGATGAAGGGGCGATGGAGCTTTGCCGGAAGAAATGGGACAGCATCGCGAAGCCTCTGCACAGCCTTGGTATGCTGGAGGATTATCTGGTGCAGATTGCCGGAATCAGCGGCAGCGCAAACATTTCGCTGGAGAAAAAGGGACTGATTGTGATGTGTGCCGATAACGGCGTGGTGGAGGAGGGCGTCACCCAGACAGGGCAGGAGGTCACTGCCATTGTGACGGACAACTTCCTTACCGGGCAGGCGACGGCGGCGGTACTCTGCAAAAAAGCGGGCGCGGATATTTTCCCGGTCGATATCGGGGTGGCGTCGGATACCTGCGCGCTGAACCGGAAGGTTGCCTACGGCACAAAAAATATTGCCAGAGAATGGGCAATGACACGCAAGCAGGCGCTTCAGGCGCTGAAGACCGGTTGCGATATGGTGGGCGAGCTGGCGGCGAAGGGCTACCGGATTCTTGCCACCGGAGAGATGGGAATCGGAAATACAACGACCAGCAGCGCGCTGGCGTGCGCCTATCTGCACCAGGAGCCGGAAAAAATGACAGGGCGCGGAGCAGGGCTCTCCAGCGCCGGTCTGGAAAAGAAAATACAGGTGATAAAAAAGGCGCTGGAGCTGCATCTGCCGAAATGCCGGGATGCAGTGGATGTGCTGGCGGCGGTCGGCGGGCTGGATATTGCCGGACTTGCCGGAGTATTTCTCGGCGGGGCAAAATATCGCGTGCCGATTGTGATTGACGGATTTATTTCTGCGGTTGCGGCGCTGACAGCGGTGCAGATCTGCAAAGAGTGCCGTGACTTTATGCTTGCCTCCCACATATCGAAGGAGCCGGCGACGCGGCTTGTGCTGGAGACGCTCTCCCTGGAGGCGGCGCTTCACTGCAATATGTGTCTTGGAGAGGGCACCGGAGCAGTTACGCTGTTCCCGCTGCTGGACATGGCGTGCGAGGTGTATCAGAAAATGAGTACCTTCGATGATATTTCTGTGGAGGCGTATCAGCCGCTTACATAG
- a CDS encoding adenosylcobinamide-GDP ribazoletransferase, with amino-acid sequence MNLIGAFVIAFSMYSRIPMPRMEWTKERMRYMFCFFPLIGAVIGALMLLWLKYGGYLTGEGNFRTAVLILIPVLVTGGIHVDGFLDTSDAINSYKPVEEKLEILKDSHSGAFAILMGICYFVLQFGVYSEATMADMQVLAIGFVLSRALSALAVVTFKKAKNSGLVHAFSDSAQRRTVGITMGCYIAVCLLLMYTTGGLRGIAGIAAALASFGYYRWMSYRKFGGTTGDLAGFFLQVCELAMAVAVVVAGKLAG; translated from the coding sequence ATGAATCTGATTGGGGCGTTTGTGATTGCATTTTCAATGTATTCGCGCATCCCGATGCCGCGCATGGAGTGGACAAAAGAGCGGATGCGTTATATGTTCTGCTTTTTCCCGCTGATCGGCGCGGTAATCGGTGCGCTGATGCTGCTGTGGCTTAAGTATGGCGGCTATCTCACGGGAGAAGGGAATTTCCGGACGGCGGTGCTGATACTGATTCCGGTGCTTGTGACGGGCGGCATTCATGTGGACGGTTTTCTGGACACCTCGGATGCGATAAATTCCTATAAGCCGGTGGAGGAAAAGCTGGAGATTTTAAAGGATTCCCATTCCGGCGCATTTGCAATCCTTATGGGAATATGTTATTTTGTTCTGCAATTCGGGGTCTACAGCGAAGCGACAATGGCGGACATGCAGGTGCTGGCAATCGGCTTTGTGCTGTCGCGTGCGCTGAGCGCCTTGGCGGTCGTTACATTTAAAAAAGCGAAAAACAGCGGGCTGGTACATGCCTTCTCCGATTCCGCGCAGAGGCGGACGGTCGGAATTACGATGGGCTGTTATATTGCCGTGTGCCTGCTGCTGATGTACACAACCGGCGGGCTGCGCGGCATCGCCGGTATCGCGGCGGCTCTGGCGTCGTTTGGCTACTACCGGTGGATGTCCTACCGGAAATTCGGCGGGACGACCGGGGACCTTGCGGGATTTTTCCTGCAGGTCTGTGAGCTGGCGATGGCGGTCGCGGTGGTGGTTGCCGGAAAACTGGCAGGATAG
- a CDS encoding bifunctional adenosylcobinamide kinase/adenosylcobinamide-phosphate guanylyltransferase: MFMVVTGGSGSGKSAWAEQQVLKLGEQKRYYIATMQCADEESRRRIERHRRMRAGKHFQTLECPADLERLFLEPGSTALLECMSNLTANEFFDGKKHTPQETAAKIMTGVEKLKGQCANLIVVTNEVFSDGAVFDEWTTQYLECLGSINCAMARMADCVAEVVYGIPVILKQSGDGEK, from the coding sequence ATGTTTATGGTAGTGACCGGCGGCAGCGGCAGCGGCAAGTCCGCCTGGGCGGAGCAGCAGGTCCTGAAGCTGGGAGAGCAGAAGCGCTATTACATTGCAACGATGCAGTGCGCGGATGAGGAAAGCCGCAGGCGCATTGAAAGGCATCGCAGGATGCGCGCCGGCAAGCATTTTCAGACGCTGGAATGTCCGGCGGACCTGGAGAGGCTTTTTCTGGAACCGGGAAGTACGGCGCTTCTGGAATGCATGTCAAATCTGACGGCGAACGAGTTTTTTGACGGAAAGAAGCACACGCCGCAGGAGACTGCCGCAAAGATTATGACAGGAGTTGAGAAATTAAAAGGGCAGTGCGCCAATCTGATCGTGGTGACGAATGAGGTGTTTTCAGACGGCGCGGTGTTTGATGAGTGGACGACGCAGTATCTGGAATGTCTGGGAAGTATCAACTGCGCGATGGCGCGGATGGCGGACTGCGTGGCGGAGGTCGTATACGGCATTCCGGTTATTTTAAAGCAAAGCGGGGATGGAGAAAAATGA
- a CDS encoding histidine phosphatase family protein gives MKIYMIRHGKTAGNLKGRYIGKTDEPLCEEGRAELARGCYVLQEHSAGEAADRRNGGDAAVSAGQKKDGDAAVSVGQKKDGDAAAPEALYVSPLLRCRQTAELLFPGIVQSIVPDFRECDFGSFENKNYRELSGDAAYQAWIDSGGTLPFPGGESREEFQERCVRAFRGMLAEAEKNGCREIACVVHGGTIMSVLSAMASVRRGYFDYQVKNGCGYLVEWKEGEQAGDVTVAGRIDCRDAACREKE, from the coding sequence ATGAAAATTTATATGATTCGTCACGGAAAGACGGCGGGAAATTTAAAAGGACGCTATATCGGAAAAACGGATGAACCGCTCTGCGAAGAGGGCAGGGCGGAGCTCGCCCGCGGCTGTTACGTTTTGCAGGAGCACAGTGCCGGGGAAGCTGCGGACAGAAGAAATGGCGGAGATGCCGCAGTATCTGCCGGGCAGAAGAAAGACGGGGACGCCGCAGTATCTGTCGGGCAGAAGAAGGACGGGGACGCCGCGGCGCCGGAAGCGCTTTACGTCAGCCCCCTGCTGCGCTGCCGGCAGACGGCGGAGCTGCTCTTTCCGGGAATTGTGCAGAGCATTGTCCCGGATTTCCGGGAATGTGATTTCGGCAGCTTTGAAAATAAAAACTACCGGGAGCTTTCCGGGGACGCCGCCTACCAGGCGTGGATCGACAGCGGCGGAACATTGCCGTTTCCGGGCGGGGAGAGCCGGGAAGAATTTCAGGAGCGGTGCGTGCGCGCGTTTCGCGGGATGCTGGCGGAGGCAGAGAAAAACGGCTGCCGGGAGATTGCCTGCGTGGTACACGGCGGGACGATTATGAGCGTGCTGTCAGCTATGGCGTCTGTGCGGCGCGGATATTTTGACTATCAGGTAAAAAACGGCTGCGGATATCTGGTGGAATGGAAAGAAGGAGAGCAGGCGGGAGACGTCACTGTTGCAGGACGGATTGACTGCAGAGACGCAGCCTGCCGGGAAAAAGAATGA
- a CDS encoding cell division protein ZapA: MSKKNQIQVVIDGKILMISGYESEEYIQRVSYYINSKLAEFKKLDSYRRQSDDRKNILMQLNIADDYFKAKKQVEILEDHIAARDKEIFDLKHNLMDMQRKLDELKKQ, translated from the coding sequence ATGTCAAAAAAGAACCAGATACAGGTTGTGATAGACGGAAAAATTCTTATGATCAGCGGCTATGAGAGCGAAGAATATATACAGAGGGTTTCCTATTATATCAACAGCAAGCTGGCGGAATTTAAGAAGCTGGACAGCTACCGCAGGCAGTCCGACGACCGCAAAAATATTTTAATGCAGCTTAATATTGCGGATGACTACTTCAAAGCAAAAAAACAGGTGGAGATTCTGGAGGACCATATCGCCGCCAGAGACAAGGAAATCTTTGACCTCAAGCATAATCTGATGGACATGCAGAGAAAGCTGGACGAATTGAAGAAACAGTAA